A window from Thermodesulfovibrionales bacterium encodes these proteins:
- the rpmE gene encoding 50S ribosomal protein L31 → MKEGIHPEYKESKVICACGETFMTRSTKPVLRVDVCSKCHPFYTGKEKIVDVEGRVEKFKKKYAKKESKAEK, encoded by the coding sequence GTGAAAGAAGGAATTCATCCAGAGTATAAAGAATCAAAGGTAATATGTGCCTGTGGAGAGACCTTTATGACAAGGTCAACTAAACCAGTATTAAGGGTTGATGTCTGTTCAAAATGCCATCCTTTCTACACAGGCAAAGAAAAGATTGTTGATGTAGAAGGAAGGGTGGAAAAATTCAAAAAGAAATACGCAAAGAAGGAAAGCAAAGCAGAAAAATAA